A window of Longimicrobium sp. genomic DNA:
CGCTGCAGCGCCGGAGCCGCCGCCTCTCGCGCTGCACCGCCCTGCTCGCCGCGGGGTGGCTGCTGACCACCGCCACGCGGGCGCTCCACCCAAGCTCCGCCGAGGCCAGCGCGGGCGGGAGGACGGCGGCGGAGGTGCTGCGCGTGCGCGAGCTGGTGGTGGTGGACGCCGCCGGCACGCCGCGGGTGCGGATCGCGGCGCCGCTGCCGGACCCGATCATGATGGGCAGGCGCTTCAACCGGGGCGACCCGGTGTCCGGCATCCTGATCTACGACGCGGAGGGGAACGAGCGCGGCGGCTACGTGACCGGCGACAACAGCCGCGGCGCCGCGCTGACGCTGGACGAGATCATGCGCGCGGCGATCCACCTGGGCGTCGGCGACCGCGGCGAGTCGCACCTCACCTTCTCCACCGGGATGGGGGGATACGCGGCGCTCGGCGTGAACGCGGAGCAGGACGCCTACCTGCGGCTGGAGCGCGGCGGCCGCGCCGTGGTCCGCCTCCCCGACGCCACCCTCGCCGACAGCGCCCGATGAGCCCGCGCGCACGGAGGACCGCCGTCGCCGCGGCGCTGGCGCTCGCGGCCGGGGCGGCGGGCGCGGCGCGGGACACCCGCGCGGACGCGCGGGGCCGCGTGACCGCGGACACGGCCGCGCAGGTGCTGCGCGGGCACACGCAGGGGGTGACCTGCGTGCACTTCTCGCCCGACGGGCGGCGGCTGGCCAGCGGCGGGCTGGACGGCGCGGTGCGCGTGTGGAGCACGGGGGACTGGTCGCACCGGACGCTGCGGCACGGCGCGGAGGTGTACGCCGTCGCGTTCTCGCCCGACGGCGCGCGCGTGGCCTCCGCGGGCGAGGACGGGCGCGTGGTGGTGTGGGACCCCGCGACGGGCGGTGTCGCGCGCGTGATCGCGCTGCCGGTGCGCTCGCTGGCGCTGGCCTGGACGCCCGCGGGAGGGCTGGCGGTGGGGAGCGCGGGAAGGGTGCGCCTGTACGACGTGCGGACCGGCCGGGCGACGCGGGAGATGGTCGTGGGGCCGGAGGTCTTCTCCGTCGCCGTCTCCCGCGACGGGCGGCGGCTGGCCGCGAGCCTGCCGGTACGCGTGTTCGACCTGGCCACCGGGGCCCGGGTCGCCGCGCCGCGCGCGTTCGGGCAGGGCGGCGTCGCGTTCTCGCCGGACGGCGCCACGCTGGCCGCGGGCGAGTGGGTGGGCGGCGCCAGCACCTTCGCGCTCCCCGCGGGCACGCCGGTGGACCGGCTGCGCGCGCCCGAGCCGCGGCGGGCCGACGGGCCGAACGGGCCGGGAACGATCCAGGTGAACCTCCCCGTCACGTCCGTCGCCTGGTCGCCGGACGGGGCGCTGCTGGCGACCGGGGGCGGCGACCGCAAAGTGCAGCTCTGGCGCGCCGCCGGCCGCGCGCCCGGCGAGGCCCCCGTGCGCGTGCTCGCGGGCCATGCGGCGAGCGTCACCGCCGTCGCCTTCGCGCCGGACGGCCGCCGGATCGCCTCCGCCGCCCTGGACC
This region includes:
- a CDS encoding WD40 repeat domain-containing protein, which gives rise to MSPRARRTAVAAALALAAGAAGAARDTRADARGRVTADTAAQVLRGHTQGVTCVHFSPDGRRLASGGLDGAVRVWSTGDWSHRTLRHGAEVYAVAFSPDGARVASAGEDGRVVVWDPATGGVARVIALPVRSLALAWTPAGGLAVGSAGRVRLYDVRTGRATREMVVGPEVFSVAVSRDGRRLAASLPVRVFDLATGARVAAPRAFGQGGVAFSPDGATLAAGEWVGGASTFALPAGTPVDRLRAPEPRRADGPNGPGTIQVNLPVTSVAWSPDGALLATGGGDRKVQLWRAAGRAPGEAPVRVLAGHAASVTAVAFAPDGRRIASAALDRTVRVWPLRP